From Acidobacteriota bacterium, one genomic window encodes:
- a CDS encoding holo-ACP synthase, which yields MILGIGIDVTEIGRVEEAMARHGERFERRILTDRERDYCRRHRFPAPHVAARFAAKEAALKALGTGLSGGIAWRDVEIARGRTGAPALELHGRAAEVAAALGVTRAHVSLTHGRGVAAAVVVLEGESR from the coding sequence GTGATCCTCGGGATCGGCATCGACGTCACCGAGATCGGCCGTGTGGAGGAGGCGATGGCGCGGCACGGCGAGCGCTTCGAGCGGCGGATCCTCACCGACCGGGAGCGCGACTACTGCCGCCGGCACCGCTTCCCGGCGCCCCACGTGGCCGCCCGCTTCGCCGCGAAGGAGGCGGCGCTCAAGGCCCTCGGGACCGGTCTTTCGGGGGGCATCGCCTGGCGCGACGTGGAGATCGCGCGCGGCCGGACGGGGGCGCCGGCCCTCGAACTGCACGGGCGCGCGGCGGAGGTCGCGGCCGCCCTCGGCGTGACGAGGGCGCACGTGTCGCTCACCCACGGCCGCGGCGTGGCGGCGGCGGTGGTGGTGCTCGAGGGGGAGTCCCGGTGA